A single window of Plasmodium reichenowi strain SY57 chromosome 14, whole genome shotgun sequence DNA harbors:
- a CDS encoding glutathione S-transferase: MGDNIVLYYFDARGKAELIRLIFAYLGIEYTDKRFGVNGDAFVEFKNFKKEKDTPFEQVPILQIGDLILAQSQAIVRYLSKKYNICGESELNEFYADMIFCGVQDIHYKFNNTNLFKQNETTFLNEDLPKWSGYFEKLLKKNHTNNNNDKYYFVGNNLTYADLAVFNLYDDIETKYPSSLKNFPLLKAHNEFISNLPNIKNYITNRKESVY; this comes from the exons ATGGGAGATAATATAgtgttatattattttgatgCAAG GGGTAAAGCTGAATTGATAAGATTAATTTTTGCCTACCTTGGAATAGAATATACAGATAAAAGATTTGGAGTAAACGGTGATGCTTTTGttgaatttaaaaattttaaaaaagaaaaggatACTCCTTTTGAGCAAGTACCCATATTACAAATTGGAGATTTGATATTAGCTCAAAGCCAAGCTATAGTTCGTtatttatcaaaaaaatataatatatgtggTGAAAGTGAATTGAATGAATTTTATGCAGATATGATATTTTGTGGTGTTCAGGatattcattataaatttaataatacgaatttatttaaacaaaatgaaacaacttttttaaatgaGGATTTACCAAAATGGTCAGGTTATTTTGAGaaacttttaaaaaaaaatcatacaaataataataatgataaatattattttgtagGTAATAATTTAACATATGCTGACCTAGCtgtttttaatttatatgatgatattGAAACAAAATATCCAAGTAGCTTGAAAAATTTCCCTTTATTAAAAGCTCATAATGAATTTATAAGTAACTTGCCTAATatcaaaaattatattactAATAGAAAAGAAAGTGTATACTAA
- a CDS encoding putative membrane protein (conserved Plasmodium membrane protein, unknown function~part of same gene as PRSY57_1418700A~gap found within coding sequence) has product DLSKDDIVKVIMSHLQK; this is encoded by the coding sequence gGATCTTAGTAAGGATGATATTGTAAAGGTGATCATGAGTCATTTACAGAAATGA
- a CDS encoding putative membrane protein (conserved Plasmodium membrane protein, unknown function~part of same gene as PRSY57_1418700B~gap found within coding sequence), with amino-acid sequence MKNYNSSSSRNKYKGENNNYNNHYNSFNYYNNYNNNNNLSSYYKKKNKYGKNVYENDYVKTKDKPKNIEENVYKKYGSYKKEDNNHLKTLNDKDNNILEDVDKINNITFGYTANSESDFNYLMNNNLIENEKKLFKMSTLEKNNLNCSEFLKSQENKLIDENMNLMRNKVEKEKLNMNDNVKYISNDKNMSYVKNVKNFKNVPILKNERYITYDEQNDHSFVNNNNNNNNSNNNNNNNNNINRINNIHNNNNNRPMDKNDTNNKESDDLFCFNKRMSNLTNLINKDLFFSNENEDMNDKLQDNSNDGLYVEEDRDNDNCQGFSLNVEPFNFTITENINDINNRSKENYINIVKKTFEEKEEMPYNNNNNNNMMSYEHIREKQQNHEYKKLDSSEVSKSYLLSNFEQTHNYPYDGKYKKYENYGHLESLSNDEYRNILNVQHLNSNYNKWEQEKDILYEESESSNEKFMNIDNIQMNDYHFNNNNNDNNNNNNNNNISINDLSEYINAMSGNNVNKLNYINNISNCYNNINDIYDMSNIMNNMDNENSMKNMKNVNNMNNVNSMKNVNNMKNVNSMNNMDNVNNMDNVNNMGNFKHIDNMKNINICNINSLSNIKNLREMLNSCYMNDMNEDDDYIHKSNKITSLLNEYKLNKNELDDDFILNMNQKNGFNDILENYNINDEKYNDLISLLNKYKLEEYKDMNELFNDDNIVNKEKTKINELIYNNNNNNNNNNTFINNNDSFVNMRNNNTTFQMMNHNKNELKFDDYILRSKLDEGDFYLNNNLKNIGKEKKNMEKEKRQQQEEVFVINGNGDLNLNKSADLNVLNMLNEYYLNDKSRDFMLIESNKDIISELRDKELRNEYHHREKMDDKNDDMYNVNNMNNIYNNINNVQLNVRNNFDNVIPSAENKEEIYYKDKIMQNYMNIDGKKNNINDKSMSKNNNNVNNMNSMNSMNSMNHLNNRHNVMNDMKNKNKGSTNFPNHNNPININRQNRSYENNNVGNKKNINISMNIMNDNVSKNVSMGYLEKYDQKNYYYKNYERTKNKNNNVNHINNKGNCQNFVKMEYDKSNSYNNNNNLNILINNNNNNNNYNNYFHMNTLEFNNSKEYNMSDENFIMRLKRSNMLKFTNFLKTNYKDSNIIDLNEPLYNYYRFMNKINANIKQNNYLIKYKNIMNQSDKDKLLKIQLSYMIINPSIQKNSGKWNFKNEDKDKEINTIMNSDHSDHNDEKHLNHKNCDNYNKRVDDNDDNDDNDYNDDNDHNDDNDHNDHNDDNDDNNDGHMNEDEDQGLKNLKKYENIMQLFKEGNVFDNLENKECSPILENNNINTLLQYEQHFNNIYYYNPLDYNKNMPINENHYLDMNINKLLNFSKLKDEKNNQNDIIRKDTILTNDPYDNNIFNKDINHYAHILKDEKVGDKKNLLKMQKSEKSMLQHKNNEQEDLLKKDNYLNKLVIEKKKNQDLCKYENINKLGKFVFATVHEPRNLITLIKNKVIDDHNVIIEKVRKLIESEIYDDEKNHIVNNDASIKKKKDNVINTYNHIYNVNKKSSDYLCKNLTHDGKGENGKNISVTCKKKKYNNIIIKKMLENLWDLYIDIKNIYKDIDKCPYTHIETINKYNEEIKKKKNNMFQFIFLNKISDNTITSSIKSLVDNNHMFLKKENITNLDIIINKYIYLYVTEILKSDMEEQLSTESYIPNMDSLIKSLNFVKWKEIKDHMNVNKNVSTNTNINVDKNGLSKNNDDLSIGLSNTNHIVSNDNSEQVQEKQKKKEKTKNKTETDTEKNISNEENSGDVKNDICNLFLYNFPYQDNIKELNTYNMFGKILLYNNKYNYFNFDKYNNYDKFLPISKEEKKKKGFFFFKGGNNNNKTCINTKDNDDDYNNSNKNDDSNNNINNIKVHNHIDILDIDKDKINEELIRIKCSYYIFVHSLLRYKGASVYKKIFKVIKKKKRRTLIYTFFTNFFLLYYILYHADQCFDNKLEYEEFLKLQLLHINSNINTIHKLLKNEKEQNKVIKYQTNNSNNENNQSLFNIRYKLYSTNIYTSLYIYLIDISLSYLFTPNMGISYMQDILSLFLFYNYICLYLTKILLYK; translated from the coding sequence ATGAAGAATTATAATTCAAGTAGTAGTAGGAATAAATACAAAGgagaaaataataattataataatcattataacagttttaattattataataattataataataataataatttatcgTCTTActataaaaagaaaaataaatatggGAAAAACGTGTACGAAAATGATTATGTGAAAACAAAAGATAAaccaaaaaatatagaagaaaatgtttataaaaagtatggtagttataaaaaagaagataataatcatttaaaaacattaaatgataaagataataatattcttgAAGATGTagataaaattaataatataacttTTGGTTATACGGCAAACTCAGAAAGTGattttaattatttgatgaataataatttaattgaaaatgaaaagaaattattcAAAATGAGCACattagaaaaaaacaaCCTGAACTGTTCAGAATTCTTGAAATCacaagaaaataaattaattgatgaaaatatgaatttaaTGAGAAATAAAGtagaaaaggaaaaattaaatatgaatgataatgttaaatatatatcgaatgataaaaatatgtcCTATGTGAAAAATGtgaaaaattttaaaaatgtgcctattttgaaaaatgaAAGGTATATTACATATGACGAGCAAAATGACCATTCatttgtaaataataacaacaacaacaacaatagtaataataataataataataataataacattaatcgtattaataatattcataataataataataatcgTCCTATGGATAAAAATGATACgaataataaagaaagcgatgatttgttttgttttaataaGAGAATGTCAAACTTAActaatttaataaataaagatctttttttctcaaatgaaaatgaagatatgAATGATAAATTACAAGATAATTCAAATGATGGATTGTATGTTGAAGAAGATCgtgataatgataattgTCAGGGATTTTCCTTAAATGTTGAACcatttaattttacaaTTACTGagaatataaatgatataaataatagaaGTAAAgagaattatataaatatagtTAAAAAAACGTTTGAAGAAAAAGAGGAAATGCcatacaataataataataataataatatgatgtcatatgaacatataagagaaaaacaacaaaatcatgaatataaaaaattagatTCATCAGAAGTTAGTAAATCTTATTTATTAAGTAATTTTGAACAAACACATAATTATCCATACGATGGaaagtataaaaaatatgaaaacTATGGACATCTGGAGAGTTTATCAAATGATGAATATAggaatattttaaatgtGCAACATTTAAAttcaaattataataaatggGAACAAGAAAAGGATATTCTATATGAAGAAAGTGAATCATCtaatgaaaaatttatgaatattGACAATATACAAATGAATGATTATCACTtcaacaacaataataatgacaataataataataataataataataatatatctataaatGATTTGAgtgaatatattaatgcCATGAGTGGTAATAATGTTAACAAATTaaattacataaataatatttcaaattgttataataatataaatgatatttATGATATGTCCAATATAATGAACAATATGGATAATGAGAACAGTATGAAGAACATGAAGAATGTGaacaatatgaacaatGTGAACAGTATGAAGAATGTGAACAATATGAAGAATGTGAACAGTATGAACAATATGGATAATGTGAACAATATGGATAATGTGAATAACATGGGAAATTTTAAACATAttgataatatgaaaaatatcaatatatgtaatattaatagcttaagtaatataaaaaatttgaGAGAAATGTTAAACTCGTGTTATATGAACGACATGAATGAAGACGATGATTACATACACAAGAGTAACAAAATAACTAGCCTTcttaatgaatataaattaaacAAAAACGAATTGGATGatgattttattttaaatatgaatcaaaaaaatggatttaatgatatattagaaaattataacataaatgatgaaaaatataatgatcTAATAagtttattaaataaatataaattagaggaatataaagatatgaatgaattatttaatgatgataatattgtgaataaggaaaaaacaaaaataaatgaattaatatataataataataataataataataataataatacctttattaataataatgattcttttgttaatatgagaaataataataccaCATTTCAAATGATGAACCATAATAAGAATGAATTAAAATTTgatgattatatattaaggAGTAAATTAGATGAAGGagatttttatttaaataataatcttAAAAACATtggaaaagaaaagaaaaatatggaaaagGAGAAGAGACAACAACAAGAAGAAGTTTTTGTGATAAATGGAAATGGAGATTTGAATTTAAACAAATCAGCAGATTTGAATGtattaaatatgttaaatgaatattatttaaatgataaatcACGAGATTTTATGTTAATTGAAAgtaataaagatataatatCGGAATTAAGGGACAAGGAGTTAAGAAATGAATATCACCATAGGGAGAAAATggatgataaaaatgatgatatgtataatgtgaataatatgaataatatatataataatataaataatgttcAACTTAATGTACgaaataattttgataatGTAATCCCTTCAGCAGAAAATAAAGaggaaatatattacaaagataaaataatgcaaaattatatgaatattgATGGTAagaagaataatataaatgataaaagtatgagtaaaaataataataatgtcaataatatgaatagtATGAATAGTATGAATAGTATGAACCATTTAAATAATAGACATAATGTTATGAACGATATGAAGAATAAGAATAAAGGGTCAACCAATTTTCCAAACCATAATAATccaataaatattaatcGTCAGAATAGGAgttatgaaaataataatgtaggaaataaaaagaatataaatatatcaatgaatattatgaatGATAATGTAAGCAAAAATGTCTCTATGGGAtatttagaaaaatatgatcaaaaaaattattattataaaaattatgaaaggacaaaaaataaaaataataacgtgaatcatattaataataaaggtAATTGTCAAAATTTTGTAAAGATGGAATATGATAAATCCAatagttataataataacaataatttgaatatacttataaataataataataataataataattataataattattttcatatgaACACCTTagaatttaataattcGAAGGAATACAACATGTCAGATGAAAATTTTATCATGAGATTAAAAAGAAGTAATATGCTGAAATTTAccaattttttaaaaacaaattataaaGATTCAAATATTATTGATTTAAATGAAcctttatataattattatcgttttatgaataaaataaatgcaaatattaaacaaaataattatctcataaaatataaaaatattatgaatcaaagtgataaagataaattattaaaaattcaGTTGTCCTATATGATCATAAATCCATCcatacaaaaaaatagtGGGAAATGgaattttaaaaatgaagataaggataaagaaataaatacaataaTGAATAGTGATCATTCTGATCATAATGATGAGAAACATTtaaatcataaaaattgtgataattataataaaagggttgatgataatgatgataatgatgataatgattataatgatgataatgatcataatgatgataatgatcataatgatcataatgatgataatgatgataataatgatggtCATATGAATGAGGATGAAGATCAGGGGTTAAAAAatcttaaaaaatatgaaaatattatgcAACTTTTTAAAGAAGGAAATGTGTTTGAtaatttagaaaataaagaatgTTCTCCCatattagaaaataataatattaatacattatTACAATATGAACAACACTTcaacaatatatattattataatcctttagattataataaaaatatgcCAATTAATGAAAATCATTATCTTGATAtgaatattaataaattattaaatttttcaaaattaaaagatgagaagaataatcaaaatgatattataagaaaagaTACGATTCTTACTAATGATCCATATgataataacatatttaaCAAAGATATTAATCATTATGctcatattttaaaagatgaaaaagtaggagataagaaaaatttattaaaaatgcAAAAGTCAGAAAAATCGATGTTAcaacataaaaataatgaacaggaagatcttttaaaaaaggataattatttaaataaattagtgatagaaaaaaaaaaaaatcaagaTTTGTgtaaatatgaaaatattaataaacTAGGAAAATTTGTTTTTGCTACAGTACATGAACCAAGAAATTTAATTACcttaataaaaaacaaagtTATAGATGATCATAATGTAATAATAGAAAAGGTTAGAAAATTAATAGAAAGTGAAatatatgatgatgaaaaaaatcatattgtaaataatgatgcttccataaaaaaaaaaaaggataatgttattaatacttataatcatatatataatgtgaacaaaaaaagtagtgattatttatgtaaaaaCCTTACGCATGATGGAAAAGGTGAAAATgggaaaaatatatctgTTACAtgtaagaaaaaaaaatataacaatattattataaaaaaaatgttagAAAATTTATGGGACctatatatagatattaaaaatatatataaagatattgATAAATGTCCATATACACATATTGAAAccataaataaatataatgaagaaattaagaaaaagaaaaataatatgtttcaatttatatttttaaataaaatcaGTGATAATACAATAACATCTTCTATAAAATCACTAGTTGACAATAATCATATGtttttgaaaaaagaaaatataacCAATTTagatattataataaataagtatatttatttatatgtaacggaaatattaaaatctGATATGGAGGAGCAATTATCTACTGAGTCGTATATTCCAAATATGGATAGCTTGATAAAAAGTTTAAATTTTGTTAAATGgaaagaaataaaagatCATATGAATGTAAACAAAAACGTAAGTacaaatacaaatataaatgtagataaaaatggtttaagtaaaaataatgatgatttATCTATCGGATTGAGTAATACAAATCATATCGTATCTAATGATAATTCAGAACAAGTGCAAGAAAAgcaaaagaaaaaagaaaaaacaaaaaacaaaacaGAAACAGAtacagaaaaaaatatatccaATGAAGAGAATAGTGGAGATgttaaaaatgatatatgtaatttatttttatataatttccCATATCAAGACAATATAAAGGAATTGAATacttataatatgtttggtaaaatattattatataataacaaatataattattttaattttgataaatataataattatgataaatttTTACCCATATCTAAAgaggaaaagaaaaagaaaggatttttcttttttaaaggaggaaacaataataataagacatgtataaatacaaaagataatgatgatgattataataatagtaataaaaatgatgatagtaataataatataaacaatattaaAGTTCATAATcatattgatatattagatattgataaagataaaattaACGAAGAATTAATACGTATAAAAtgttcttattatatatttgtacaCAGTTTACTAAGATATAAAGGTGCATctgtatataaaaaaatatttaaagttataaaaaagaaaaaaagaagaactttaatatataccttttttacgaatttctttttattatattatatattatatcatgCTGATCAATGTTTTGATAACAAGTTAGAATATGAagaatttttaaaattacaactattacatattaattcaaatattaatactattcataaattattaaaaaatgaaaaagaacaaaataaagttataaaatatcaaacaaataattccaataatgaaaataatcAATCATTATTCAATATtagatataaattatatagtacaaatatatatacctcattatatatatatctaatcGATATTTCATTATCTTATTTGTTTACCCCAAATATGGGTATAAGTTATATGCAGGATATTTTATCcttattccttttttataattatatatgtttatacctaacaaaaattttattGTACAAG
- a CDS encoding hypothetical protein (conserved Plasmodium protein, unknown function) translates to MDIDILEEKIKNLEEELKKFEKEEACKIEKIEKDIDSLDKSVKDLRKRKVNKLSLSVNKCFEKKFNENKNSRKKKKKFLKSVKKDILLELKLWQNEKKKNNNTFLNNTYQIKNMFEEITNEIKHTFVSLNTKRQYLFKCLFDKIANFKNNAILYYNKYIIIQKEIDSLFESINNNTITDIYILNQNSLLFQKELVNMFQRFYYQMENSIIE, encoded by the coding sequence ATGGATATAGATATCCTTgaggaaaaaataaaaaatctGGAAGAGGAATTAAAAAAGTTCGAAAAAGAAGAAGCGTGTAAAATAGAAAAGATAGAAAAGGACATTGATTCGTTAGATAAAAGTGTAAAAGatttaagaaaaagaaaagtaaataaattatCACTGAGTGTTAACAAATGTTTTGAAAAGAaatttaatgaaaataaaaattcgagaaaaaaaaaaaaaaaatttctaAAAAGCgtaaaaaaagatatattacttgaattaaaattatggcaaaatgaaaagaaaaaaaataacaatacttttttaaataatacttatcaaataaaaaacatgTTTGAAGAAATAACAAATGAGATAAAACATACATTTGTATCATTAAATACAAAAAGacaatatttatttaaatgtttATTTGATAAAATAGCAAACTTTAAAAACAATgctattttatattataataaatatataattatacaaaaagaaattgattctttatttgagtccataaataataatacaataactgatatttatatattaaatcaAAATTCTTTACTATTCCAAAAAGAATTGGTAAATATGTTTCAAcgtttttattatcaaatGGAAAACTCTATAATAGAATAG
- a CDS encoding hypothetical protein (conserved Plasmodium protein, unknown function): ISQEESNKDSKENDNINEEIDIEQLKDKVKDLELQLEYEIKQHNVEIAEREETIKILETRIQELEHYKNDITEKDEAIINMSENLLILSNKYDILVKESKLQEEELKHFKNKKKYRNDKTNEYILGLKNQNNEIKKEHELLNEKYAQLVKEYAILQNSCKVLNEQLENNQKNMELLIKEKSNNLDEKTAIKILNIGSKELIHKRVHNKNVDELSNLKLELEYKDMILNKLMRKQVSAGKTIKVEYTNNENKFENEKKLDEMYQKYLDSVCDNDNLKKEINKLHNKINDMKVEEEEHLKTISILRDYINKMYKEDVNINQFDDLINNILKDNTSLNEELSKQKRKNMADIYYFTKELQTVKKDKFKIIEKFDSKKVTNIPHLYEPLNLTLSKENNKREISDDDNNKGTKGDLNFLKKNSDINCSESNIKKPLKTNDLVHIYMQDYMNNVQNKA, encoded by the exons AAATAAGCCAAGAAGAATCAAATAAGGATAGcaaagaaaatgataatat AAATGAAGAAATAGATATAGAAcaattaaaagataaagTGAAAGACTTAGAATTACAATTAGAATACGAAATAAAGCAACACAATGTCGAAATAGCTGAAAG AGAAGAGactataaaaatattagaaACACGAATTCAAGAATTAGaacattataaaaatgatataacagaaaaagatgaagcaataataaatatgagTGAGAActtattaattttatcaaataaatatgatattttaGTTAAAGAATCTAAATTACAAGAAGAAGaattaaaacattttaaaaataaaaaaaaatatagaaatgataaaacaaatgaatatatacTAGGTCtgaaaaatcaaaataatgaaattaaaaaagagcacgaattattaaatgaaaaatatgcACAGTTAGTAAAGGAATATGCAATTCTTCAAAATTCTTGTAAAGTATTAAATGAGCAATTAGAAAAcaatcaaaaaaatatggaattattaataaaggaaaaatCAAAc aACCTTGATGAGAAAACCGcaattaaaatattaaatatagGATCG aAAGAGTTGATACACAAGAGGGTTCATAATAAAA aTGTTGATGAATTAAGTAACTTAAAACTAGAATTAGAATACAAGGATATGATTCTAAACAAGTTAATGAGAAAACAAGTTAGTGCAGGAAAAACTATCAAAGTggaatatacaaataatgagaataaatttgaaaatgag aaaaaattagatgaaatgtatcaaaaatatttagaTTCTGTTTGTGATAACGATAATTTAAAG aaggaaattaataaattacataacaaaataaatgatatgaAAGTAGAAGAAGAGGAGCATTTAAAAACGATA AGCATACTACGagattatataaataagatGTATAAAGAGGATGTGAATATTAACCA GTTTGATGATTTGATAAATAACATTTTAAAGGATAATACAAGTTTAAATGAAGAATTGTCTAAGCAGAAAAGAAA AAATATGGCCGACATTTATTACTTCACCAAAGAATTGCAAACTGTCAAAAAAGACAAGTTTAAGATAATTGAAAAATTTGATAGTAAAAAGGTTACTAATATTCCACATTTGTATGAGCCCTTAAATTTAACGTTAAGCAAAGAAAATAACAAAAGAGAAATATcagatgatgataataataaaggaACAAAAGGtgatttaaattttttaaaaaagaattcGGATATAAACTGTTCCGAatcaaatattaaaaaaccgttaaaaacaaatgatttagttcatatatatatgcaaGATTATATGAACAATGTACAAAACAAGGcttaa
- a CDS encoding hypothetical protein (conserved Plasmodium protein, unknown function), which yields MKYVPPHLRVHNDEKPEAPVENVVEDLKEKVVELKKEEKEIDTDSSTEGDEFDIVLNSVVISHISKNKDLRGELLGYYIKNNDDKKKKKKKKKKKSKNNNNNDDNEKNGNQDVDDEEDDDMEDVHDGDDEEDDEEDDDDDEEDDDDEEDDDEEDDDENDNEKKNKKKNKKNKKKNKKKDNKKPNVVDINQSFCVSNIEDICIDKIMKLTNKYELPKQRYNELLNNLTLYFNKNKYEEEGEKYINEVINYYEDYVNIMSELNFETTSFGFYININDIRKKEVLVTLLLSSLINKNSFVLCFSEKYGKLIFSAYKIDVDVIFEIKNQIKNSTFNQFNDILNVELKKNGLNSKNILQPVPIVIKNSVISSIFLKVLKNKNKNYISSLDYLNTLEVDSLENHVHETCKSLELLKTEQEKLIKYKKDVFKQLQTQKVYQEKKKLEKEKNKIVHDNPDTNDEDINMQNLFKNIPQPSLLFPYVLTMSNNVLNDNINNLCSHAIAKSYLYYKNAKP from the coding sequence ATGAAATATGTTCCTCCTCATTTAAGAGTTCACAATGACGAGAAACCTGAGGCGCCTGTTGAAAATGTTGTAGAAGATTTGAAAGAAAAAGTTGTAGAGctaaaaaaagaagaaaaggAAATTGATACAGATAGTAGCACTGAAGGAGACGAGTTTGATATTGTTTTAAATAGTGTTGTGATTAGTCATATatctaaaaataaagatttACGTGGGGAATTGTTAGGTTactatataaaaaataatgatgataaaaaaaagaagaagaagaagaaaaaaaagaaatcgaaaaacaataataataatgatgataatgaaaagaatGGTAATCAAGATGTtgatgatgaagaagatgATGACATGGAAGATGTACATGATGGtgatgatgaagaagatgatgaagaagatgatgatgatgatgaagaagatgatgatgatgaagaagatgatgatgaagaagatgatgatgaaaatgataatgaaaagaagaataagaaaaaaaacaaaaagaataagaaaaagaataaaaaaaaagataataaaaaaccTAATGTTGTAGATATTAATCAATCATTTTGTGTTAGTAATATTGAAGATATATGTATTgataaaattatgaaattaacaaataaatatgaattacCAAAACAAAGatataatgaattattaaataatttaacattatattttaataaaaataaatatgaagaagaaggagaaaaatatattaatgaagttattaattattatgaagattatgtaaatataatgtcCGAACTTAATTTTGAAACAACCTCTTTTggattttatataaatattaatgatataagaaaaaaagaagtaTTAGTTACTCTATTATTAAGTTCTctaattaataaaaactCTTTTGTTTTATGTTTCTCAGAGAAATATGGAAAATTAATTTTCTCAGCATATAAAATTGATGTCGATGTTATATTTGAAATtaaaaatcaaataaaaaattcaacATTTAATCAGTTTAATGATATATTGAATgtagaattaaaaaaaaatggacTTAATAGTAAAAACATCTTACAACCTGTTCCTAttgttattaaaaattcTGTTATTAGTTCTATCTTTTTGAAAGttcttaaaaataaaaataaaaattatatctCCTCTCTAGATTATTTGAATACATTAGAAGTTGATTCTTTAGAAAACCATGTTCATGAAACATGTAAATCACTTGAACTTTTGAAAACAGaacaagaaaaattaattaaatataaaaaagatgtTTTCAAACAATTACAAACACAAAAAGTATAccaagaaaaaaaaaaacttgaaaaagaaaaaaataaaattgtaCATGATAATCCAGATACAAATGATGAAGATATCAATATGCAAAAtctatttaaaaatattccaCAACCATCTTTATTATTCCCTTATGTCTTAACAATGAGCAATAACGTACTTAACgataatattaacaatTTGTGTAGTCATGCTATAGCCAAATCTTATTTGTACTATAAAAATGCAAAACcataa